In bacterium HR17, the following are encoded in one genomic region:
- the pyrE_2 gene encoding Orotate phosphoribosyltransferase yields the protein MLLPERLRSWGARLLDWLYPPRCGVCQQFCDGAICPACHARWQFLQPPYCRWCGKPFDPQAKASPLCGMCLRGTYRFDGARSAVLYEGIGREAVHALKFQRKPRLARPMGEAMAEVLQRALSGENGFLPLPWQRPDCLAPVPLHTETHRRRGYNQAALLAEVVGEHLGIPVVLDLLVQIRPMKPQATLSERERWENVKGAFAVPHAELVKGRVVVVVDDVMTTGATLQECAKVLKRAHARYVYCLTFARTVAL from the coding sequence ATGCTTTTGCCCGAACGGTTGCGGTCGTGGGGTGCCCGATTGCTGGACTGGCTCTACCCACCCCGCTGCGGGGTTTGTCAACAGTTTTGCGACGGGGCTATTTGCCCAGCCTGTCACGCCCGATGGCAATTCCTTCAACCGCCCTATTGCCGATGGTGCGGTAAACCTTTTGACCCTCAAGCGAAGGCGTCACCCCTGTGCGGGATGTGCCTGCGGGGCACTTATCGGTTTGATGGTGCCCGTTCAGCGGTGCTCTACGAAGGCATCGGCAGAGAGGCTGTCCACGCCCTTAAGTTCCAGCGGAAACCCCGCTTAGCGCGACCGATGGGTGAAGCGATGGCAGAGGTGCTGCAGCGCGCTTTGAGCGGTGAGAACGGATTTTTGCCCCTCCCTTGGCAACGCCCCGATTGCTTAGCGCCCGTCCCCTTGCACACCGAGACACACCGCCGCCGAGGTTACAACCAAGCTGCATTGTTGGCAGAAGTCGTCGGCGAGCATTTGGGCATCCCTGTCGTCCTTGACCTGTTGGTGCAAATACGCCCGATGAAGCCCCAAGCCACTTTAAGCGAACGAGAGCGTTGGGAAAATGTCAAAGGCGCTTTCGCCGTCCCTCACGCCGAACTCGTCAAAGGGCGTGTTGTGGTCGTGGTTGACGATGTCATGACGACAGGGGCGACTTTGCAAGAATGCGCCAAAGTCCTCAAACGCGCTCACGCCCGCTATGTTTACTGCCTAACCTTTGCCCGAACCGTCGCTCTATAG
- the gatC gene encoding Glutamyl-tRNA(Gln) amidotransferase subunit C, which translates to MPLSRDEVLHVALLARLELDAEEIERYTWELNRILEHIEKLSELDTEGVEPTSHAVPLANVFRPDEPGTPLPREEVLMNAPDAVDGYFRVPRVVEES; encoded by the coding sequence ATGCCCTTGAGCCGTGACGAGGTGCTCCATGTCGCCTTGCTGGCGCGCTTGGAATTGGACGCGGAAGAGATTGAACGCTACACTTGGGAACTCAACCGTATCTTGGAGCACATTGAAAAGTTGAGCGAGTTGGACACAGAAGGCGTGGAACCGACTTCACACGCCGTCCCGCTCGCCAATGTCTTTCGCCCTGACGAACCCGGCACGCCGTTACCCCGTGAGGAAGTGTTGATGAATGCCCCCGACGCTGTAGATGGTTATTTCCGCGTCCCGCGCGTCGTAGAAGAGTCATGA
- the hemH gene encoding Ferrochelatase, which yields MTQRAVLLMAYGGPNSLDEVKPYYAHILRGREPSPEMLEALIERYRAIGGKSPINEITRAQAKALQERLDAVRVYVGMKHWHPYIAEAVEQMARDGVVEAVGIILAPHYSQRSVAEYIDYAQEALERLGNPIRFRFVASWATHPLLVQCFAGKIRQAMAHFPPEAEGKVRLLFTAHSLPQRILEWNDPYPSELRDTCRAVADALGVSDWSFAYQSASGPNWLGPDILEVLEELVGQGHRFVLVVPVGFLCDHLEVLYDIDIEARQKAEALGIELRRIEMPNADPLLIAALADIAVNAFDGRESGFRFA from the coding sequence ATGACCCAGCGTGCCGTTTTGTTGATGGCTTACGGCGGTCCCAACTCGCTGGACGAGGTGAAGCCATATTACGCGCACATCCTGCGGGGGCGTGAACCGTCGCCCGAAATGTTGGAAGCATTGATAGAGCGCTACCGCGCTATCGGGGGCAAGTCACCCATCAACGAAATCACACGCGCCCAAGCCAAAGCGTTACAAGAGCGGCTGGACGCTGTCCGCGTGTATGTTGGGATGAAGCACTGGCACCCCTACATCGCCGAGGCGGTTGAGCAGATGGCGCGAGACGGTGTCGTTGAGGCTGTGGGCATCATCTTAGCGCCCCACTACTCGCAGCGCAGTGTCGCCGAATACATTGACTACGCGCAAGAGGCGTTGGAGCGGTTGGGCAACCCTATCCGTTTCCGTTTCGTCGCCAGTTGGGCGACGCACCCGCTGCTGGTGCAATGTTTCGCCGGCAAAATTCGTCAAGCGATGGCGCACTTCCCCCCTGAAGCGGAGGGCAAAGTGCGGTTGCTATTTACCGCCCACAGTTTGCCCCAACGCATCTTGGAGTGGAACGACCCTTATCCTAGTGAACTGCGGGACACATGTCGCGCTGTCGCAGACGCCTTAGGTGTCAGCGATTGGTCCTTCGCCTACCAAAGTGCCAGCGGTCCCAATTGGCTTGGTCCCGACATTTTGGAAGTGCTGGAAGAACTAGTGGGGCAGGGGCATCGTTTCGTCTTGGTCGTGCCCGTCGGGTTTTTGTGCGACCACCTTGAAGTGCTTTACGACATTGACATTGAAGCGAGGCAAAAAGCAGAGGCACTTGGGATTGAATTGCGCCGCATTGAAATGCCCAACGCAGACCCGCTACTTATCGCGGCGCTCGCCGATATCGCTGTGAACGCCTTTGACGGGCGCGAAAGCGGGTTTCGGTTCGCTTGA
- the cca_1 gene encoding Multifunctional CCA protein, producing MERLQSVDDTVSAVSGAHLLEQRLPSVVVALLRDIGAMAQGQGMTAYAVGGFVRDLLLGAPTLDVDIAVEGNGVALATAVAHRWQGRLTVHKRFLTATVQWMEHLSGFPLQRVDIATARKERYPQPAVLPEVEPASIADDLWRRDFSINAMALCLAPDRFGELIDLTGGYTDLQRGVIRALHDRSFIDDPTRIFRAVRYEQRFGFRIEPRTFRLLLSAKMFLTLLTRDRIKHELWRVLQEREPEKPLQRLQRLSVLALTVPELRVTPRRLTWLKRLRAWLRWCAEHLPDRKVRYEWALLLPLLSNAEAVTRFCYRFRLSERERGDALALLQALRRPTPKRPSGFVWWLNPLSLEGALAVAARWAGVADLLWRRYFLEWRDARPDITGDDLKAFGISGRSIAVGLKAALSVKLNRNADAHQQLRAALRAVRRCLAKQRKSDAG from the coding sequence GTGGAGCGTCTGCAAAGCGTTGACGACACTGTGTCCGCTGTGAGCGGGGCGCACCTGTTAGAGCAGCGGTTGCCGTCCGTTGTCGTAGCGCTGTTGCGTGACATCGGTGCGATGGCGCAGGGGCAAGGTATGACCGCCTACGCCGTCGGCGGGTTCGTCCGCGACTTACTGTTGGGTGCACCGACGCTGGACGTAGATATCGCGGTGGAGGGCAACGGTGTTGCGTTAGCAACCGCAGTGGCGCATCGGTGGCAGGGCAGGTTAACGGTGCACAAACGCTTCCTTACAGCGACGGTGCAATGGATGGAGCACCTGTCGGGGTTCCCGTTGCAGCGTGTAGACATTGCGACGGCGCGTAAAGAGCGCTACCCGCAACCCGCTGTCTTGCCCGAAGTAGAGCCGGCAAGCATCGCCGACGATTTATGGCGGCGGGACTTTTCCATCAACGCGATGGCGCTTTGTCTGGCGCCGGACCGCTTCGGCGAACTGATTGATCTGACCGGCGGTTACACCGACTTACAGCGGGGCGTCATCCGTGCCCTGCACGACCGCAGTTTCATTGACGATCCAACCCGCATTTTTCGTGCCGTTCGCTACGAGCAGCGGTTCGGCTTTCGCATAGAGCCCCGCACGTTTCGGCTGTTGCTCAGTGCCAAGATGTTTCTGACCTTGCTGACACGCGACCGAATCAAGCACGAACTGTGGCGGGTTCTGCAAGAGCGCGAACCCGAAAAGCCCTTACAGCGATTGCAGCGTTTAAGTGTTCTGGCGCTCACGGTGCCGGAGTTGCGGGTCACGCCTCGCCGGCTTACTTGGTTGAAGCGGCTGCGGGCGTGGTTGCGATGGTGCGCGGAGCATCTTCCTGACCGCAAGGTGCGCTACGAATGGGCGCTGTTATTACCCTTGCTGTCAAACGCCGAGGCAGTGACTCGGTTTTGTTATCGGTTTCGGTTGAGCGAGCGGGAGCGAGGCGATGCGCTCGCGCTGCTGCAAGCATTGCGCCGCCCGACGCCCAAACGCCCCAGCGGCTTCGTGTGGTGGCTCAACCCACTGTCGTTAGAGGGAGCGCTGGCGGTCGCAGCGCGATGGGCAGGGGTGGCAGACCTCCTTTGGAGGCGCTACTTTTTGGAGTGGCGCGACGCTCGCCCTGATATTACGGGTGACGATTTGAAAGCGTTCGGAATCAGCGGGCGTTCCATCGCCGTCGGATTGAAAGCGGCGCTGTCGGTAAAACTAAACCGCAACGCCGATGCCCATCAGCAACTGCGGGCTGCCTTGCGTGCCGTTCGTCGTTGCTTGGCGAAACAGCGTAAAAGTGACGCGGGGTGA
- the rip2 gene encoding Putative zinc metalloprotease Rip2, with protein sequence MLFGDVGEFLMRLLTWLPVFILAICVHEAAHAWAAWRLGDPTPVVQGRLTLDPRAHFDPLGALMFLIAMFSGIGFGWAKPVQVNPLNFRHMSRDMALVAAAGPASNVLQAFFWTAVLAFCVSLGNLLPVLEPVLIFLMRFCLAGIYVNLGLAVFNLIPLPPLDGSRILRMFLPMELRWRLDMLERTGLGFIALIVLLYIGALRFVWYPAFIGAQWLIRLAGV encoded by the coding sequence ATGCTGTTCGGTGATGTCGGCGAATTTTTGATGCGATTGCTGACATGGCTGCCCGTGTTCATCTTGGCGATTTGCGTTCACGAAGCGGCGCACGCATGGGCGGCATGGCGGTTGGGCGACCCGACACCTGTCGTGCAAGGGCGGTTAACCCTTGACCCCCGCGCCCACTTTGACCCGTTGGGTGCGCTCATGTTTTTGATTGCGATGTTTTCGGGCATCGGATTTGGATGGGCTAAACCCGTTCAAGTCAACCCGCTCAACTTTCGGCATATGAGCCGCGACATGGCGTTAGTTGCCGCCGCTGGTCCTGCGTCCAATGTGCTGCAAGCGTTTTTCTGGACGGCGGTGTTAGCCTTTTGTGTGTCGCTGGGCAACTTGCTGCCTGTTTTGGAGCCTGTCTTGATTTTTTTGATGCGCTTTTGCCTTGCGGGCATCTATGTCAACTTGGGACTGGCGGTGTTCAATCTCATCCCCCTCCCACCACTGGACGGCAGCCGCATTTTGCGGATGTTCTTACCGATGGAATTGCGCTGGCGCTTGGACATGCTTGAGCGGACAGGGTTGGGCTTTATCGCTTTGATCGTTTTGCTTTACATCGGAGCGCTGCGGTTCGTTTGGTATCCTGCCTTCATCGGGGCACAGTGGCTCATTCGTTTGGCAGGCGTGTGA
- the trpS gene encoding Tryptophan--tRNA ligase: METRRGRILSGMRPTGKLHLGNWEGALRQWVALQNDYECFYEIADWHALTTAWEDTSEVRQNIRELAIDWLSAGLDPEKSVIFIQSWVPEHAELHLLLSMLVPVAWLELNPTYKDWLQEGKAPNYGLLGYPVLQAADILIYKADTVPVGKDQLPHLEMTREIARRFNRLYGEVFPEPQALLSEFPYVPGTDGRKMSKSYGNHIHLADPPEVVRQKVSVFFTDPHKIRRNDPGRPEICPIFALHNIYNRDEVAEIAQDCRTGKLGCVACKQRLAERLNEALEPLRQRRAELERHPSDVDDILADGSQKARQVAQVTMDEVRNAMRLWAPPVKTVMGKA, from the coding sequence ATGGAGACGAGACGCGGACGCATCCTGTCGGGCATGCGACCGACAGGCAAATTGCACCTGGGCAACTGGGAGGGCGCATTGCGCCAGTGGGTGGCGCTGCAGAACGATTACGAGTGCTTTTACGAAATCGCCGATTGGCACGCGTTGACGACGGCGTGGGAAGACACCAGCGAGGTGCGCCAGAACATCCGCGAACTGGCGATTGACTGGTTGAGCGCGGGGCTTGACCCCGAAAAGAGCGTCATCTTCATCCAATCGTGGGTGCCTGAGCACGCCGAGTTGCATTTGCTGTTGTCCATGCTGGTGCCGGTGGCGTGGCTGGAGTTAAACCCGACCTACAAGGATTGGCTGCAAGAGGGCAAAGCGCCCAACTACGGGTTGTTGGGTTATCCCGTGCTGCAGGCGGCAGACATTCTGATTTACAAAGCCGACACGGTGCCCGTCGGCAAAGACCAACTGCCCCATTTGGAGATGACCCGCGAAATTGCCCGGCGGTTTAATCGGCTCTACGGCGAGGTGTTTCCCGAACCGCAGGCGCTGCTGAGCGAGTTCCCGTATGTGCCGGGCACGGATGGGCGCAAGATGAGCAAAAGTTACGGCAACCACATCCACCTCGCCGACCCCCCTGAAGTCGTTCGGCAAAAAGTCAGCGTCTTTTTCACCGACCCGCACAAGATCCGGCGCAATGACCCTGGGCGCCCGGAGATTTGCCCCATCTTCGCTTTGCACAACATCTACAACCGCGACGAAGTTGCCGAGATCGCGCAGGACTGTCGGACGGGCAAGTTAGGATGCGTCGCGTGCAAACAGCGATTGGCGGAGCGGCTCAATGAGGCGTTGGAGCCGTTGCGTCAGCGCCGTGCAGAGTTGGAGCGACATCCGTCCGATGTGGACGACATCTTGGCGGACGGCTCGCAAAAAGCCCGCCAAGTCGCTCAGGTGACGATGGACGAAGTGCGGAATGCCATGCGCTTGTGGGCGCCGCCTGTGAAAACGGTGATGGGCAAGGCGTGA
- the kanB gene encoding L-glutamine:2-deoxy-scyllo-inosose aminotransferase yields the protein MATLALVGGTPTRTKPFPKWPVFDEREVHALREVVESGQWWGRTKGSKVEQFEQAFARYQHARHCIACTNGTTALYLALRAAGVEPGQEVIVPPYTFIASATAVLDVGAVPVFADIDPTTMTLDPQAAEAAITPRTAAIMAVHIAGRPADLDGLRAVAEKHELVLIEDAAQAHGAAWKERRVGAIGAVGGFSFQASKNITAGEGGAVTTDDDDIAEKVWSLHNCGRSRTGEWYAHYIVGGNHRMTEWQAAILLVQLQRADELHAKRQRNAAYLNSLLKELEVVEPLPDDERVTEHAYHLFIFRYFPERMGSVPKGKFIEALRAEGIPASPGYKPLYREPAFSKEALSWHPYARHYDYGKVRCPATERVCDCEAIWLTQSVLLGEAEDMEDIARAIRKVRDHYRELLA from the coding sequence ATGGCGACTTTAGCGCTTGTCGGGGGCACACCTACCCGCACCAAGCCGTTCCCCAAATGGCCTGTCTTTGACGAGCGGGAAGTGCACGCCCTCCGTGAGGTCGTGGAAAGCGGGCAGTGGTGGGGGCGAACGAAAGGCAGCAAGGTGGAGCAATTTGAGCAAGCCTTCGCCCGCTACCAGCATGCCCGCCATTGCATCGCCTGCACCAATGGCACCACTGCCCTTTACCTCGCTTTGCGCGCCGCCGGCGTTGAGCCGGGGCAAGAGGTCATCGTCCCGCCTTACACCTTCATTGCGTCGGCGACGGCGGTTTTGGATGTCGGGGCAGTGCCGGTTTTTGCCGACATTGACCCGACGACGATGACCTTAGACCCGCAGGCAGCGGAGGCGGCGATTACGCCCCGCACGGCTGCCATCATGGCGGTGCATATTGCGGGGCGACCGGCGGATTTGGATGGGCTGAGAGCGGTCGCGGAAAAACATGAATTGGTGCTGATTGAAGACGCAGCACAAGCACACGGAGCAGCGTGGAAAGAGCGACGAGTGGGGGCGATCGGGGCTGTCGGCGGGTTCAGTTTTCAAGCCAGCAAAAACATCACAGCGGGCGAAGGGGGCGCGGTGACGACAGACGACGACGACATTGCCGAAAAAGTGTGGTCGCTGCACAACTGCGGACGGTCGCGAACGGGCGAATGGTACGCGCACTACATCGTCGGCGGCAACCACCGGATGACCGAATGGCAGGCAGCAATTTTGCTGGTGCAGTTGCAGCGTGCCGATGAGTTACATGCCAAGCGACAACGCAACGCCGCTTACCTTAACAGCCTGCTGAAGGAATTGGAGGTCGTGGAGCCTCTACCCGACGATGAACGGGTGACGGAGCACGCCTATCACCTGTTCATTTTCCGTTACTTCCCAGAACGGATGGGAAGCGTGCCCAAAGGCAAATTCATTGAAGCGCTGCGGGCGGAGGGCATTCCTGCCAGCCCCGGTTACAAACCGCTGTATCGTGAGCCGGCGTTCAGCAAAGAGGCGTTGAGTTGGCATCCGTATGCGCGACATTACGACTACGGCAAGGTGCGTTGCCCGGCGACAGAGCGGGTGTGCGATTGCGAAGCGATTTGGCTGACGCAGAGTGTGTTGCTGGGCGAGGCGGAAGACATGGAGGACATCGCTCGTGCCATCAGAAAAGTGCGCGACCACTACCGCGAATTGCTGGCGTGA
- the folB gene encoding Dihydroneopterin aldolase — MDWLLVKGLTTLSKVGCLPVEQRVPQPIEVDIALQLDLRDAAQTDSIKRALDYRQVCEVVRELLERNSYKLLETAAYDIAQQLLERFPQVQRVRVEVRKPHPPIPVPLQWAGVQVELSRHAAS, encoded by the coding sequence TTGGATTGGCTTCTGGTCAAGGGTTTGACGACGCTGAGCAAAGTCGGCTGCTTACCTGTGGAGCAGCGCGTGCCCCAGCCCATTGAGGTGGACATCGCCTTGCAGTTGGACTTGCGCGACGCGGCGCAAACCGATAGCATCAAGCGGGCGCTGGACTATCGGCAAGTGTGCGAAGTCGTGCGGGAGTTATTGGAGCGCAACAGTTACAAGTTGCTGGAGACTGCCGCCTACGACATCGCCCAACAGTTGCTGGAACGCTTTCCGCAAGTGCAACGGGTGCGGGTGGAGGTGCGCAAGCCACACCCGCCTATCCCCGTCCCGTTGCAATGGGCAGGGGTGCAGGTGGAGTTGAGCCGCCATGCCGCATCTTAA